From a region of the Actinomycetota bacterium genome:
- a CDS encoding energy-coupling factor transporter transmembrane protein EcfT: VVLVLSRVPPHIALRGVRAVSFLLTFSIAAQALKWEPATVALVRLGPLAVDGPGLARGVFFAVRIVVLVVSTSLLTLTTTPVSLTDALERLMRPLRHVGVPVGDVATMLSIALRFIPTTAEEAEKVVLAQASRGARFDRGGPVQRAKAFIPVLVPLFVNLFRRADDLATAMEARCYRGGEGRTRLRESRMRGADWATLLAGGAALVAVAVLL, translated from the coding sequence CGTCGTGCTCGTCCTGTCGCGCGTGCCGCCGCACATCGCGCTGCGCGGCGTGCGCGCCGTGTCGTTCCTGCTCACGTTCTCGATCGCCGCGCAGGCGCTGAAGTGGGAGCCAGCCACGGTGGCCCTCGTGCGGCTCGGGCCGCTGGCGGTGGACGGCCCGGGGCTGGCGCGCGGCGTCTTCTTCGCGGTGCGGATCGTCGTGCTCGTCGTCAGCACGTCCCTGCTCACGCTCACGACCACCCCGGTCTCGCTGACCGACGCGCTCGAGCGCCTGATGCGGCCGCTGCGTCACGTCGGCGTGCCCGTAGGGGACGTCGCGACGATGCTCTCGATCGCGCTGCGCTTCATCCCGACGACTGCCGAGGAGGCCGAGAAGGTCGTGCTGGCCCAGGCGTCGCGCGGCGCGCGGTTCGACCGGGGCGGGCCCGTGCAGAGGGCGAAGGCGTTCATCCCCGTCCTGGTGCCGCTGTTCGTGAACCTGTTCCGCCGGGCGGACGACCTGGCAACGGCGATGGAGGCACGGTGCTATCGTGGCGGCGAGGGCCGGACCCGGCTGCGCGAGTCGCGGATGCGCGGCGCCGACTGGGCGACCCTGCTCGCCGGGGGCGCCGCGCTCGTCGCGGTGGCCGTGCTGCTGTAG